The window TGCTCTACAAGAAGCACATTTTGCTTGGTAAAAGTAAGAGCAGTGCCTCTGTTGGCTGAGTTATTACAAGGCAACAAAAGAGAAGCCGATGAAGCTGCACTAACTTGACTTGAAACATTATTACAAGatgagatttgagaaaatgacaGCAATTTCTTAGTGAAAATGTCATGTGTGCAACCAATTATCAAGAATCTTGAAGAAGGGATCAGCTCGAAAGCTTAGGAGAGATCACTTTGAATTTTGGAAAGGATTTTCAGAGTGGAGGCTTATAGAGTAGAGTGTGGTGAATTTCCACAAGTTTTAatatggtatatatatatatatatatatatatatatatatatatatatatataaagttcttATAAACAAAGGTACTTGTAGATTCCTTCTCCGAAAAAATTAAACTTACTCAAAAAAGGGACATGCagattttctattttcttatgAAAACAAGCCAACATTACTAAACATGAATAACATGATACAGAAAAATGCAAAATCTAAATATAAATGTATGACATCATACCATCATGAATGTGGCCTTTCTACAGAAatctaaaagaaaatacttttatgTAATAATCTCAAAGCACTCAAAGTTGTAGACAAATGAATGTTACACATTAGTCATAAACCCAATATTTGTTGATTTCAAGCTTTCCTAAAGACAGGAACTTTATCTCATCCCCGTCTATTCTATATAACATCACTTATGATAAAAAACAGTGCATATTAGTCAACAATGCATTAAATATTACCTGAGTTGAGGCTACTTCAATTGAATGGGCTTCTTATTCTTTAGCAGTGCCTTCAAAGTCGATCTGAATTATTAACTTATTCTTTGCATCGGCATCTACATAAGGAGATGTGCAGTGATTATATTGTGACATTTTGTAGGGATCCGAGAAGACAACTTGCTCAGCGAGTCAACACAACTCGACGTTCCTACAAAATTCAGCAACCGCAGAAATGAATAGAGGTCAAAATCTAACAGAAATAACTGTCATGACCATGATATAGCTTGCCAGTggctataaaaaatcaaaagttAAGCTCTCATTGAATGACTGGTTAGTGTATGGTTTAATTTATTGAAGAAAAAAATGGTCTCGACAGAAGAAAATATCAAGAGAAATGTATTAGAAAGAAACAGGCACAGAGACAATGAAGAATAGACAAAATAGAAACTACAATTAGTTAGAATACCTAACCATACATGCAGAGAAAGATATTTTTTATAAACGACATGTAAATATGTTGCAagataaaaaaacaaaagaaaaataaagttacCTCACTTGCACCCCGGCGTAACTCCTCTTCCACTACCTTGGATTGGTGTTATCACAACAAACATGTTACCTATGCTCAGTAAAGGATGCAAAATAGTTGTCATTACATTCTAAGATACCTCAGATcataaatttatttttccttgAGAAGATCATCAAATGGTATTTACAGTTGGAATAGTTAAACGATATAACTTAGTTTTGGATCACTTAGCACTATTAGACCAACTAATGTTATACAAAGCCTAGGTGCTGGAAAAGCCAAATAGAAGTTGGCAAACTAAGCAATGCACAATGACTAACATCAAGAAAGTATAGCAAGTCAAGTTGATACACACAGAAGAATAATTAGCTAATTTCCACTATAGAAGGTCTGAGCAGCTGTCTGTCCACAGTATGCTAAATTATTCACAATTGATTCAATTGAAGGAAGTACCATTCCAAATAAGGAGTTCGTGATCCAAGTCCAACATTGAAGTTGTTATCTGACTACTAATTCACCTGAGTTGTGGTCAGCAACATCACAAAGATATGTTGGATCTTTTAAAATCTTTTTCAGCTTTAGTTTGCAGTCCTCGCCTAACTGGTTTATATAATCTATATGTTTTACACAGCCAGGGAAAAAAATAAGAATTAATAAGACATCAAAAGTGCTATCTGCTGGTGACCATAGTAAAATTCCAGGGAAATAAGTACTCTATGTTCTGTTTGGTTTACAAAATCATTTCTTGAACTAAGGTGAAAACCTTTCAGTTTTTAAATTCCAAAAAGCTTATTTCATCAAAATTTTCGCACATAAATGGTGAGGATGAGAATCGCCTCATAAGgaccttttggaatcaagtcttATTATAGTTTGATAAAGTTGAAATAGACGAAATTTAAGATTAAAGCATTAACAGATTGAAAACGCAAAGCAGAGGATGTATGAAAATATCAGAAAATGTGCACACAGGATAATTAGAGAAGGAGCAAATGACCTCCCGAAGAATCGTCTGTCGATGCTCAGGCACCTGCTTTCTTAATGATTTGTTCGTAAACGATATTAGAGGTAGAATGATCGTCATGGCTAGTTGGTGTCGATGGCCGAATCAACATCTTTATACAATTTGAACTCTTTGCTCTTGATAAGGCAACATAAAGCTGACCGTGTAAAAATACAGGTTCCCACAAATAAATTCCAACAAAATCTAAAGTTTgaccttgtgctttatttatagTCATAGCAAAGTATAATCTAACAGGAAATTGTGTTCTTTTGAACTGAACTGGCGTTTTCTCATCCTGTGATGATAATAATGGTATTCTTGGGATAAACACATGCATATTCTTGAAATCACCTACCGTGATTTTAGTGCTAATAACATGACTTTTAAAATCACAACAGGTCAATCGCGTACCATTACATAAACCTTCACATGGATTTAGATTTCGTAATAATATAATTAGATAATTCTCTTTTAAACATAATTTGTAAGGAGGCAAACCAGGAGGATTTAAAGTGTGTAGTAGATCTTCAAGTTGTATTTGGTTGTTAAATTCGATAGCCTCATCAGTATCaataaatatttttgattttcctgCGAATCGACCAATAAGCATGTCATTAATTTCATCAACAAAATCATTTTTTGTTGTCAAGATCACATGGGAATCTATACATGATGAATTAGAATATAACGAATCCAAATTTGAATATGTTGCTGCGAATAATTTATCAAGAGATTCTCTTTCAGTTGTATAAGGAATAATCAAAGAATCTATAATTTCAATCTTGTCTGCTGAGTTGACTCATTCTTGTCCATTTCCAATTCTTAGCAAATAATCACAAAGTGCAGGATCTGTTTTATCTCTCATATTCTCAAATAACTTTAATTTTTCAAGTTCATTCCAAATGCTAGAATATAACAAACTTTCGCCAATGAAATCTTCTTTTTTCCGTATCGCACAACAGGAAGAGTCTGTCTAAAATCACCTCCTAAAACTATAACTTTTCCGCCAAATAATGCATTTGTATTCATCAGATCTTTTAACAGTAGATCAAAAACTTTTAACATTCTTCTTTTGGCCATAGATACCTCATCCCACACAATCAATTTTGCATCCCGGATTAACCCTGCAAGTGAGCTTTCTTTGCTAATGTTACAACTGGTATTTTCATCGATCTCAATAGGAATTTTGAAACGTGAATGTGTAGTACGTCCACCTAGAAAAATAGAAGCCGCAACACTAGAAGTAGTTGTTGCCAAAGCTATATATCCCATAGATCGTACAGTTGCCAATAAAGCACGGTATAAAAAAGTTTTCCCTGTTCCTCCGGGACCATCTATAAAAAAGGAACCTGCTTTATTCGAAAATATCCTTTTGGTAATCAGATTATATGCAATGTGTTGGTTTTTGTTTAATTTCCTATGTAACAGTATGTCATCTTCACTAACAATAATAGATCTTTCAAAATGAATCTCGTTTGCTTCTCTTGCTGCTGTAGAAGGCCTAATAGTTTCTGGAATGAGTTCATATTCATTTATATCATGACCCATAGAATGTAAAATATCGTTGATATGATTCAAAACTTGATATCGAATTTCTCTTCCTTCAGTAATTTGTAACACTTTGTAGTCTTCAATCATCGATTCTTCAAATTGCTCCCATAATTTTCTAGGGTTGGAAGGGTTGCAATATACTAATAATGTATCAAATAAACACCTTAAACTATATGGCATTTGGTAACTTGCGGCTTCAAACATACACTCTATCAAACTATTATCACATTGTAACAATCCTCTTTTCTCTACAAACTCTCTATAAGTACTACAAGGCTCTCCATTCACTATCAAAAGATCCTTATATGATGTCAGTCCTCGTACATGCATTAGTAGTAATCTAAGATAACATCGTTCTCCTTCTGCTGGATGACATGTCACAATGCGGCCAACAACACAATGCTTTTGTCTACGTGCCCAAAATTTATCATTGGAGGACCACACAAAGTATTCAGAAAATTCTTTATACAGTAAATTGAGCTCTTTAGCATCTTCATTAGTTTCGTTCATGGAGAAAAATTCTGTTAACATTGTTTTTTGAATCATCGGATTATTCACAATTGTATGTATATCCGTATTTCTCTTAAAAGAAATAAATTGTTGACCTTCAAGATGTAATTGAAGACGATAAACGCTGGGAGACATTTCATTTATTGGAAAACCAAAGAGACGCCAAATAGCTTCTGGAGGTGATACCCATCTAGCAGATCGATATTCTTCTATCTCATCTATTTTTATGTTGTATCATTATTTTGTACACAAAATGCAATCTTATCATGTTCTTTACAAATGTATTTGTAGAAATATTTCACGACTTTGATGTTAGAGCAAACTTCAACATTTAAATGACAATTGAATCTCCCAAGTAAATATGGATTGTACGGAACAACCCAGGATTTATCTAAATATCATTCTCTTACTTTCACAACTTCCCATGTATTTCGTCTTCTATAGACTGGATAAGAATCGTTTCCTTTTATTGTCTGATTGGCAAACATTTTTGGATATTTCAACTTGTAGTAACCCTTTTTTTCATACAAGAATTTGTTGGGTCTAAACTACCGCAAAGATCGTGCATCATATGTTTGATGACAAGCTTACGCAAATCTGATTCTGTCTTATCATCTGGTAATTCTGCTCTAATAATATCATCATATGCCTCTGCTGTCAGCAGTTTATGCTCATTACCTAGTATAATAAGAAAATGAGCATGGGGTAAACCTCGTTTCTAAAACTCCACAGTGTATATAAAAGCAATAATTTTTccaaagatatttcattttaaTATATCCGTCTTCAGTTCTTCTATTTTAGCCTTGAACACTCGAGTAATCAAATCAGGTCTATTTTGTGCCTCGCCAGTTGACCATAGATGTTCTTTTATTTCTGTCTAAAATGGGTTACATGTCATAGTTATAATCAAATCAGGTTTATCGAAATATTGCACTAATGCAATAGCATCCATATAACGCTGACGCATATCTCTAGGACCTCCTATAAAAGAAtttggcagaaaattttgttttccAACATTAGAAGCATCTCGTTCACCAAGTCTTAGAATATCATAAAGTCCTTGCAGTGTACCCATTCTGAATAAATTTTGATTGAATGAAACAAAGTCTAATCTTTGTGTCTCCAATTTTATATATTCATCAACTGAATACTACTGGAGTAATCTtcatgtatgcaaaatttcatctTCATCATTGTTTCTCATCTGAAGTTTGTAGCAGTAGTATTCGCGAACTGAAACTGCATCTCTTTTGCGTTTTCCTTTTTGCAGATTTTGAGCTTATATATCAAGATATCTATCAACAGATGTGAATTTTTTAATACTCGGCAATTGTTCAAATTCAGCCAGAGTGCGACTTCTACGAATATTTTTTGCTTTGGGAAACATTTTAATACCACAATTCCATCCACCTTGACCATATGAAAATAACAACGGGTACTGTAAAGGGTCATAACATCCAAAATAGTAGTGCACTCTTTATGTCCTGTCACTGTGAGTATAAATTTGAAGATGTGGTGCATGAGTAGTAgaatcatcattttcatcaaccCATATTGCTGCAATTTCAGTAGTAGTAGGTAAATTATATACGCGTTGATCCAATCCAGCATCACTTTCAGTGCTATATGAAATTTTTGCAAGTTTAACATGTCTGCCAAGGATCGTAGAAATATTGAGTACGTATTATCCTTTAGTATGTCCATCAATTCTTTCACTATTGTTTCATTTAATTTGCCTGAACAAGCCATTCCATTTCCAAGCTCATTTGCATTATCATAAAAGTATAGTTGCAAATTATTTGACCTTCTTTCTTTGGGATATAAATCATCTGTCAAATGATACATCTGTCTTTGAACTCTAAACATGTAGATACCACAGTTTCTCTTGGCTAAATCTTTATCACAACTGACACCAAGTGATCTAAAAGCAAACATATGATTATATGTTCTAATATATGTTCGGAAATGCCTGGATTCTGCATTGTTTCccatatataaattttttagtTTAGTTGGCATTCGATGAGAGCTTAATCTCACTGTACCACTGCCACAACAAAATCCAGGGGGTTCATACCGAAATCTTTTCGCATAGCAGAATAAGCAGTTTGGAATCTTTTTTAACGGAACATAATCAGAGCATAATTGGTTAATGTTAATCGTAGTTCTCTTATTCTTTACGCGGCCTACATAGTGCAGATAATTAATTGTGAGAGATGAAAATAGAACGATCGATAAAATCAATAAAGGATGATCGTTAAACTAACCTTTAGTTGTAATTGTTTCAGAGATTGGAGTACATGAATCATTTGTGGTACTCGATGTTGAACCTGGTTCATAATAGTTATCGATTAATTAATATGCACAATACACACATAAGTTAAATAGATACTACATTTTTGTGGTTTTACCTTTTTCAAAAACATGAAAAGGCTGGATCATATCTTTTTCCTTGTCAAAGACATCGGATGACGAAAAAGCTCGACACTCAGTAACTGCATGTTCAAAAATAATGATCATGCTCGTAAAGATGACATATTTGTAATAATTATGTATGCATGTATTATAGAAGCAAGGGAAAGGATAGATCATTTGATGTTCTAACCTGTTTGTGAAGAGGAACAGGACAGTCCAGTATTAATATTATCATGTATATGAGATGTTGTTCCAATGCGATTGATATTATTTGTAGTTGCAAGAAGGCGTTTAGTTGTTGCCTCGCAAATTTTCAGGCATCGTTGCAATAACTTCTCTTCTCTCATGAGCTTCTGTCACCGAGCGAGGGCTCTTTTTGGATTGTCGACTATCCATTAATCTGATTTTATTGAACTATTGATACTTCAATTGTCCTAAATATCGTTATACAACAGTagaattatgattttttttatcaaatagCAAAGATACAGGAAAAACAACAATTAACTATAATGAGTAAAAGACGATACAACTATTTCAccatatttattttgttataaaCACGTATGATTATGAAACATACCATTATAAAATATTGAATACTTAATATTAACACAATAATTATGATAAATTAGTCGTAGTTTATTTAGCTAAGATAACCCAAAGAGCGCCCATCTTGTCATATAAACTGTAAATTATAAACAATATCCAAATAGGTGAAGTATTAGATGAAGTAACACAAAATTCACTTAAGTCATTACCCACTTGGTGTGATAAAAAGCAAGACAggggaaagaaaaaaagaaaaactatgggcagtacttttaaattttaagcaGAAGGTTGAAGATTCTACATAACTGTGGATAAAGAAATTCTATCACTGTCCCATCATTCACTTATAGTTTGTTAGCTAAGTTTCTTTGCATACGTTATGTTGACATTGAACTTCAGTTAAGCCAAGTTAGAAAAGAGGAAATCCAAGTCAATTGAAAATTTAACCAAACAGACATCGAAATTCAATTGAATTTAGTGTATAAGTTGTTCTCCGTCGAGAGACTCTACTTTGGTACACTACTGAATAAGTGCACTAATTTGTAATTTATGGCAATAGCTTAAAGAACAACCTTAAAAGTTACTATCTGTGAAAAATGAGCGTGAGTCATTGTTCTACCCGAACTTGGATTTCCCCTTCAATCCGGTGAAACACAAAAAACGACTATCATTCTTCGTCAATATTCCACCATTTTTATTCACTTTTTTCCAACGAACTGTCTTACTAAGCAGAATATCCTCCTTGAATTTCTAGCTCATAAAGGT is drawn from Nicotiana tabacum cultivar K326 chromosome 22, ASM71507v2, whole genome shotgun sequence and contains these coding sequences:
- the LOC142161748 gene encoding uncharacterized protein LOC142161748; protein product: MDSRQSKKSPRSVTEAHERREVIATMPENLRVTECRAFSSSDVFDKEKDMIQPFHVFEKGSTSSTTNDSCTPISETITTKGRVKNKRTTININQLCSDYVPLKKIPNCLFCYAKRFRYEPPGFCCGSGTVRLSSHRMPTKLKNLYMGNNAESRHFRTYIRTYNHMFAFRSLGVSCDKDLAKRNCGIYMFRVQRQMYHLTDDLYPKERRSNNLQLYFYDNANELGNGMACSGKLNETIVKELMDILKDNTYSIFLRSLADMLNLQKFHIALKVMLDWINAMGTLQGLYDILRLGERDASNVGKQNFLPNSFIGGPRDMRQRYMDAIALVQYFDKPDLIITMTCNEHKLLTAEAYDDIIRAELPDDKTESDLRKLVIKHMMHDLCDEIEEYRSARWVSPPEAIWRLFGFPINEMSPSVYRLQLHLEGQQFISFKRNTDIHTIVNNPMIQKTMLTEFFSMNETNEDAKELNLLYKEFSEYFVWSSNDKFWARRQKHCVVGRIVTCHPAEGERCYLRLLLMHVRGLTSYKDLLIVNGEPCSTYREFVEKRGLLQCDNSLIECMFEAASYQMPYSLRCLFDTLLVYCNPSNPRKLWEQFEESMIEDYKVLQITEGREIRYQVLNHINDILHSMGHDINEYELIPETIRPSTAAREANEIHFERSIIVSEDDILLHRKLNKNQHIAYNLITKRIFSNKAGSFFIDGPGGTGKTFLYRALLATVRSMGYIALATTTSSVAASIFLGGRTTHSRFKIPIEIDENTSCNISKESSLAGLIRDAKLIVWDEVSMAKRRMLKVFDLLLKDLMNTNALFGGKVIVLGGDFRQTLPVVRYGKKKISLAKVCYILAFGMNLKN